One genomic segment of Mytilus trossulus isolate FHL-02 chromosome 4, PNRI_Mtr1.1.1.hap1, whole genome shotgun sequence includes these proteins:
- the LOC134716755 gene encoding multiple inositol polyphosphate phosphatase 1-like: MLFRRFLSFEDSKTMISYILSIVLLTTVVVELECGTNFMKPVFNVMTPYYWAKDRFNNDTVTDESTAMYNGEVCQIVNLNLLMRHVARYPSLYWIRRMNSLHKMIKKNPDVVKKHKFLKTWIIPFAEENAYSMSALGNEEATTLGRTFGEKFKPLFEGNMDLIDYTTTSKEVTRQSFKAFHKSLNETIQANAPMPIQTVDDERLRFYTKCKKYRTYSDKSNVEYDSFFGGTKMRTVVDKIRKLLGVKNFKTEQVITMHQICAFELGIFNQSDWCSFFTLDDLDALDYLFDLSHFWQRGFGYPINWQMSCPFTSHMLKRFDDTIAYQNETTVADIQFAHSYTLLPVYTAFGLFKDSNKLLAINYEANKSRRFRVSRTCPFSANLGTALYKCGASGNFVVKMFVNGEEVDIPACGGKVCLHQDFKQAYTSLGDCDFQKICKTQ; encoded by the exons ATGTTATTTAGACGCTTTCTTTCGTTCGAGGATAGTAAGACAATGATATCTTATATTCTGTCAATCGTACTTTTAACAACTGTGGTAGTAGAACTTGAGTGTGGGACTAATTTCATGAAACCAGTATTCAATGTTATGACACCATATTATTGGGCAAAAGATAGATTTAACAATGACACAGTAACCGATGAAAGTACTGCCATGTACAATGGTGAAGTGTGTCAGATTGTAAACTTAAATCTGCTGATGAGACATGTTGCCAGATATCCATCACTCTACTGGATACGAAGGATGAACAGTTTGCacaaaatgataaagaaaaaccCGGATGTAGTTAAGAAACATAAATTCTTGAAGACATGGATAATCCCGTTTGCAGAAGAAAATGCATATTCTATGTCCGCACTTGGAAATGAAGAAGCGACAACTCTTGGTAGAACATTCGGAGAGAAATTCAAACCGTTATTTGAAGGGAATATGGACCTAATAGATTATACCACTACAAGCAAGGAGGTTACTCGGCAAAGTTTTAAAGCTTTCCACAAAAGTTTGAATGAAACCATCCAAGCTAACGCACCTATGCCAATTCAAACGGTGGACGACGAAAGGCTTCGTTTTTATACTAAGTGTAAGAAGTATAGAACGTACAGCGATAAATCTAATGTGGAATATGATTCATTTTTTGGTGGAACAAAGATGAGAACAGTAGTTGATAAGATTAGGAAACTACTCGGGGTGAAAAACTTCAAGACAG AACAGGTCATCACCATGCATCAGATTTGTGCCTTTGAACTTggaatatttaaccaatcagatTGGTGCAGCTTTTTCACTTTGGATGATCTTGACGCGTTAGACTACCTATTTGATTTGTCG CACTTCTGGCAGAGAGGTTTTGGTTACCCAATAAACTGGCAAATGTCCTGTCCTTTTACAAGTCACATGTTAAAACGATTTGATGACACCATTGCATATCAAAATGA GACCACGGTAGCTGATATTCAGTTTGCGCATTCTTATACGCTTCTTCCTGTTTATACAGCATTTGGATTATTCAAAGACTCTAATAAACTTTTAGCTATCAATTATGAAGCAAATAAAAGCCGACGATTTCGTGTTAGCAGAACGTGTCCATTCTCTGCAAATTTAGGTACTGCCCTTTACAAGTGTGGAGCCAGCGGGAATTTCGTCGTTAAAATGTTTGTGAATGGAGAAGAAGTTGACATTCCTGCATGCGGCGGTAAAGTGTGTCTTCATCAGGATTTCAAACAGGCGTATACATCACTTGGTGATTGTGACTTTCAAAAGATttgtaaaacacaataa
- the LOC134715786 gene encoding sorbitol dehydrogenase-like encodes MSDTNLTAILKKQGDIQLEDIPIPEPGQGEVQLCMQHVGICGSDVHYWKHGAIGDFVVKAPMILGHEASGVVSKLGKGVTTLKVGDRVAIEPGVPCRLCSHCKHGRYNLCPDMKFCATPPIHGNLARYYVHAADFCFKLPDNMSTEEGALLEPLSVGVHACNRAGVTLGSKVLICGAGPIGLVNVLTARANGAAVVCITDIDQSRLDMAKSMGATYTLKVTSRDPKEMAQKIEDLMGVQPEITIECSGATPSIQTAIYATKSGGCVVLVGLGQAEITLPIVNASVREVDIRGIFRYANCYPTALAMVASGKVDVKPLITHRFKLEDTLKAFETTFKGEGIKVMIECAKE; translated from the exons ATGTCGGACACTAACCTTACTGCAATTTTAAAGAAGCAAGGAGATATTCAGCTC gaaGACATTCCTATACCAGAACCAGGTCAAGGGG agGTACAGTTATGTATGCAGCATGTGGGTATCTGTGGATCAGATGTACATTACTGGAAACATGGAGCTATTGGAGACTTTGTTGTCAAAGCACCAATGATACTTGGACATGAGGCTAGCGGAGTAGTCAGTAAACTAGGCAAAGGGGTTACCACTCTTAAAGTTG gAGACAGAGTAGCCATAGAGCCAGGAGTGCCCTGTCGTTTATGTTCTCATTGTAAACATGGCCGATATAACCTTTGCCCAGACATGAAGTTTTGTGCTACACCTCCAATTCATGGTAACTTAGCCAGATATTATGTCCATGCTGCAGATTTCTGTTTTAA ATTACCAGACAATATGAGTACAGAAGAAGGAGCATTGTTGGAGCCATTGTCAGTAGGTGTTCATGCATGTAATAGGGCAGGTGTTACCTTAGGCAGCAAGGTTCTTATCTGTGGAGCTG gtccaaTTGGTTTAGTAAATGTATTAACAGCCAGAGCTAATGGAGCAGCAGTTGTATGTATTACAg atattgatCAGTCGAGGTTGGACATGGCTAAGTCAATGGGAGCCACATACACACTCAAAGTCACTAGTAGAGACCCGAAAGAGATGGCACAGAAAATTGAAGATCTTATGGGTGTACAGCCAGAGATTACTATTGAATGTAGTGGTGCTACTCCCAGTATTCAAACTGCTATTTAT GCAACCAAATCAGGTGGATGTGTGGTATTAGTTGGTCTAGGACAGGCAGAAATCACTCTCCCAATAGTAAATGCCTCAGTCAGAGAAGTTGATATCAGGGGAATATTCAGATATGCTAACTG ttacCCAACTGCCTTAGCCATGGTTGCCTCTGGTAAGGTAGATGTAAAACCATTGATCACACATAGATTTAAACTGGAAGATACCCTCAAAGCATTTGAGACGACCTTCAAGGGAGAAGGAATCAAGGTCATGATAGAATGTGCTAAAGAGTGA